Proteins from a genomic interval of Hydrogenispora ethanolica:
- the rlmN gene encoding 23S rRNA (adenine(2503)-C(2))-methyltransferase RlmN, protein MNIKGLELEELQAFLGTYHLPKYRAAQIFDWLYQKGAADWEEISVLPKSLREKFRAEGVSLGRLETVAVENDPDGTRKYLFQLEDGRRVESVYLPDAERHTVCFSTQVGCAVGCLFCATGQLGWSRNLTAAEIIEQPLRIGRDAGVRINSLVAMGQGEPLLNVENLLKAVRIMNHPQGMGIGARHITISTCGIVPGIQRLAEEPLQLNLAISLHAADDRLRDRLMPINRKYPLAAVLEACHAYLQKTNRRITFEYTMIAGVNDRPEDLRNLAGLLSGLLCHINLIPFNPIPGKDWRRSDPARVRLFEKELLLAGIETTVRKERGTRLSAACGQLQGKYQNEHSSPVS, encoded by the coding sequence TTGAACATTAAAGGATTGGAACTGGAAGAACTGCAGGCATTTCTGGGAACCTATCATTTGCCGAAATACCGCGCGGCACAGATTTTTGACTGGCTGTATCAGAAAGGGGCCGCCGATTGGGAGGAGATCAGCGTCCTCCCCAAGTCATTACGGGAAAAATTCCGGGCCGAGGGGGTTTCGCTGGGACGGCTGGAGACCGTGGCCGTTGAGAACGATCCCGATGGCACCCGTAAATACCTTTTTCAATTGGAGGACGGCCGGCGGGTGGAGAGCGTCTATCTGCCCGACGCCGAGCGGCATACGGTTTGTTTTTCAACGCAGGTCGGTTGCGCCGTGGGTTGCCTTTTTTGCGCCACCGGCCAGCTGGGATGGTCCCGTAATCTGACGGCCGCGGAAATCATCGAGCAGCCGTTGCGGATCGGCCGTGACGCCGGGGTCCGCATCAATAGCCTGGTGGCGATGGGCCAGGGGGAACCGCTGCTGAATGTCGAGAACCTGTTGAAAGCAGTACGTATCATGAATCATCCCCAAGGGATGGGCATCGGGGCCCGGCATATTACCATCTCCACCTGCGGCATCGTTCCGGGAATCCAGCGTTTGGCGGAAGAACCCTTGCAGCTGAATCTGGCGATCTCGCTCCATGCCGCCGACGACCGGCTGCGGGACCGGCTCATGCCGATCAACCGGAAATATCCGCTGGCGGCGGTGCTGGAAGCCTGTCACGCTTATTTGCAAAAGACCAACCGGCGGATCACCTTCGAGTACACGATGATCGCCGGAGTGAATGACCGGCCCGAGGACCTGCGGAACCTGGCCGGGCTATTATCCGGCTTGCTCTGCCATATCAATTTAATACCGTTCAATCCGATACCGGGCAAGGACTGGCGCCGCTCCGATCCGGCCAGGGTCCGCCTGTTTGAGAAGGAATTGCTACTCGCGGGGATCGAAACGACAGTCCGCAAGGAACGGGGCACCCGGTTGTCGGCGGCCTGCGGACAATTACAAGGGAAGTATCAAAATGAACATTCGTCGCCTGTTTCATAG
- the rsgA gene encoding ribosome small subunit-dependent GTPase A codes for MVGRVVRIIGGFYFVEPQTPGPIVECAIRGRLKLKTQGILVGDLVKYTIDEDGRGVINEVEPRQSVLTRPYIANVNRVVLVFAHCNPDPIPLLIDKFLVLSEASGIPNLIVFNKTDLVATGKADKLANKYRSYGYNVLCTSVRSNLGKRRLLQEVKGKVSVFAGPSGVGKSALLNMIAPGLRLKTGAVSEKIGRGKHTTREVQLLKIGPDSYVADTPGFSQIALDFMKPEALAGYYPEFSAYPNCRFTSCLHETEPDCRIKGAVSAGLIAAERYQSYLELLAEVKGYWEKRYR; via the coding sequence ATGGTGGGCAGGGTCGTCAGGATCATCGGCGGGTTTTACTTCGTGGAGCCGCAGACTCCGGGCCCGATCGTCGAATGCGCGATTCGGGGCCGGTTAAAATTGAAAACTCAAGGAATACTTGTGGGCGATCTGGTTAAATATACCATTGATGAGGATGGGCGGGGCGTCATCAACGAAGTGGAGCCCCGTCAATCCGTGCTTACCAGGCCGTATATCGCCAATGTCAATAGGGTGGTCCTGGTTTTTGCGCACTGCAACCCGGATCCGATCCCGTTGTTGATCGACAAATTTCTGGTTTTATCGGAAGCGAGTGGGATTCCAAATTTAATAGTTTTTAACAAAACCGATCTTGTCGCAACAGGAAAAGCAGATAAATTAGCGAATAAATACCGTAGTTATGGATATAACGTTTTGTGTACCAGCGTCCGTTCCAATCTTGGAAAACGTCGATTATTGCAGGAAGTAAAAGGCAAGGTGAGTGTCTTTGCCGGACCCTCGGGAGTCGGCAAATCGGCTTTGCTCAACATGATCGCGCCGGGGTTGCGTTTAAAAACCGGGGCCGTCAGCGAGAAGATCGGGCGCGGCAAGCACACCACCCGGGAAGTTCAGTTGCTCAAGATCGGGCCGGATAGTTACGTGGCGGACACGCCCGGGTTTTCCCAAATCGCTTTGGATTTCATGAAACCGGAGGCGCTGGCCGGTTATTATCCGGAATTTTCAGCCTACCCGAACTGCCGTTTTACTTCATGCCTGCACGAAACGGAACCGGATTGCCGGATCAAAGGGGCGGTCAGCGCCGGCCTAATTGCGGCGGAGCGCTATCAGTCCTATTTGGAATTATTGGCTGAAGTAAAGGGTTATTGGGAAAAACGATACCGATAG
- a CDS encoding phosphosulfolactate synthase, whose translation MDNQWVQPPRSGRAAKPRQTGITMLLDKGLSLADTRALLELSSPFIDLIKLSFGTTALYPPEILKQKIALAAEYQVALYPGGTFFELHYWQGESGRYFNQLRRLGLHWVEISDGSIDLPMNERSKAISEAREAGLEVITEVGKKSLLRQPDEAVLAAQAERDLEQGARWVIVEARESGHGVGIYDEQGKIVPEKLSLLAQALPPQRVIWEAPLKNQQAELINQFGPNVNLGNIPPSESMALEALRLGLRSDTWKTAHLTKIGVL comes from the coding sequence ATGGATAATCAGTGGGTCCAACCGCCCCGCTCCGGCAGAGCGGCGAAGCCGCGCCAAACAGGCATCACCATGCTGCTGGACAAAGGGCTTTCCCTGGCCGATACCCGCGCCCTGCTGGAGCTGAGCTCGCCCTTTATCGATCTCATCAAGCTCAGTTTCGGCACCACCGCGTTGTATCCGCCGGAAATTCTCAAGCAAAAGATCGCCTTGGCCGCGGAGTATCAGGTGGCCCTGTATCCGGGGGGAACCTTTTTCGAGCTGCACTACTGGCAGGGGGAAAGCGGGCGTTATTTCAACCAGTTGCGCCGTCTCGGCCTTCATTGGGTTGAAATCTCCGACGGATCGATCGATCTGCCCATGAATGAACGGTCGAAGGCCATCAGCGAGGCCCGGGAGGCCGGGCTAGAAGTGATCACGGAGGTCGGCAAGAAGAGCCTGCTGCGCCAGCCCGATGAGGCGGTTTTGGCAGCCCAGGCAGAGCGGGATCTGGAGCAAGGGGCGCGCTGGGTCATTGTCGAGGCGCGCGAGTCCGGCCATGGCGTGGGAATTTACGACGAACAAGGGAAAATTGTACCGGAAAAACTTTCTCTCCTGGCGCAGGCGCTGCCTCCGCAGCGCGTCATTTGGGAGGCGCCCCTCAAAAATCAGCAGGCCGAATTGATCAATCAATTCGGACCCAACGTGAACCTCGGCAATATACCGCCGTCGGAGAGCATGGCTCTGGAAGCGTTGCGCTTAGGGCTCCGCAGCGACACCTGGAAAACCGCGCACCTAACAAAAATCGGGGTATTGTAA
- the rpe gene encoding ribulose-phosphate 3-epimerase, whose amino-acid sequence MVEIAPSILNANLLQLGEEVAKIRSADWVHFDVMDGHFVPNLTFGPMFVEALRQVTAVPIESHLMVENTAAFIPLYAQAGSKRIIIHAETGNHLHRLVQNIKELGCEAGVSLNPATPLSCLEYLLPDLDLVLLMTVNPGFGGQRLIPAMYEKIKQLRAIISERRLSCKIEVDGGVNLENAPRLVAAGVDVLVAGTLIYRDPDPAAALKRLRDGVQ is encoded by the coding sequence ATGGTGGAGATCGCCCCTTCGATTTTGAACGCCAACTTGCTGCAACTGGGGGAAGAAGTCGCCAAAATCCGCAGCGCGGATTGGGTCCATTTTGATGTCATGGATGGCCATTTTGTTCCCAATTTAACCTTCGGGCCGATGTTTGTCGAGGCATTGCGGCAAGTCACCGCGGTGCCCATCGAGTCCCATCTGATGGTGGAGAATACGGCCGCATTTATCCCGCTGTATGCCCAGGCCGGCAGCAAGCGGATCATCATTCACGCCGAGACCGGAAACCATTTGCACCGTTTGGTGCAGAATATCAAGGAGCTAGGCTGCGAGGCCGGCGTTTCGCTGAATCCGGCGACCCCGCTGAGCTGCCTGGAGTACTTGTTGCCGGATTTGGATCTGGTGCTGCTGATGACCGTGAATCCGGGCTTTGGCGGCCAGCGGTTGATCCCGGCGATGTATGAAAAGATCAAGCAATTGCGCGCCATCATTTCCGAACGCCGGCTTTCCTGCAAAATTGAGGTCGATGGCGGTGTGAATCTGGAGAATGCCCCGCGCTTGGTAGCGGCCGGAGTCGACGTCCTCGTGGCGGGGACCCTGATTTACCGGGATCCCGACCCGGCAGCGGCACTGAAGAGGCTCAGGGATGGGGTCCAATAA
- a CDS encoding FHA domain-containing protein: protein MNIRRLFHRILRPQDAGDAIPGGALKPAPRVAHFFKGMALPWVNAPEKTNRWPALQNTKNWRPEGPGVTEKTKVRPKLQALAEEQWVFTVSSGLDRGRQFVGATPEIKLGRQPDNHIQLRDPKVSRFHAVIHQKGSQLYLEDLRSTNGTFLNGEPLAKKKPLSPGDQIKIGETVIEVSRDYRTGRRSAGKRLE, encoded by the coding sequence ATGAACATTCGTCGCCTGTTTCATAGAATATTGCGGCCCCAGGACGCCGGGGACGCCATTCCCGGCGGGGCGTTAAAGCCTGCGCCGCGAGTGGCCCATTTTTTCAAAGGAATGGCCCTTCCCTGGGTGAATGCTCCCGAAAAGACGAATCGCTGGCCGGCGCTGCAAAACACCAAGAATTGGCGGCCGGAGGGACCCGGAGTGACCGAAAAAACCAAGGTTCGGCCCAAACTTCAGGCTTTAGCCGAAGAACAATGGGTCTTTACGGTCAGTTCGGGATTGGACCGCGGCCGCCAGTTCGTCGGAGCCACCCCTGAGATCAAGCTGGGCCGCCAGCCGGATAACCACATTCAATTGCGGGACCCGAAAGTTTCACGGTTCCATGCCGTGATTCATCAAAAAGGTTCCCAATTGTACCTCGAAGACCTGCGCAGCACCAACGGCACATTTTTAAACGGCGAGCCGCTGGCCAAGAAGAAGCCGTTGTCGCCCGGGGATCAGATCAAGATCGGGGAAACCGTCATCGAAGTCTCCAGGGATTACCGGACGGGGCGCCGCTCCGCCGGCAAGCGCTTGGAGTGA
- a CDS encoding pyridoxamine 5'-phosphate oxidase family protein gives MSVLLGTELSPALADLFDKRIGTVIVATVDQEFHPHTAPFNFVVVRDSKNIRIAISRNHQTYQNILNNGCVAVAALDEGDIAVCIKGFGRVIRNAMDTDYNMAVVEVEISEIKKDNSMLYFVTQGIRIRHKTEPALLLSRKIFQELSQIENT, from the coding sequence ATGTCTGTGTTGCTGGGGACCGAACTGAGCCCGGCTTTAGCGGATCTGTTTGACAAGCGGATCGGTACCGTGATTGTGGCTACCGTCGATCAAGAATTCCATCCCCACACAGCTCCATTCAATTTTGTAGTGGTTCGCGACTCCAAGAATATCCGGATTGCAATTTCCAGAAACCATCAAACCTATCAGAATATTCTTAATAATGGCTGCGTTGCGGTTGCCGCGCTCGATGAAGGCGATATCGCGGTGTGCATCAAGGGTTTCGGACGGGTCATCCGCAATGCCATGGACACGGATTATAATATGGCTGTCGTGGAAGTGGAGATCAGCGAGATCAAAAAGGACAATTCCATGCTGTACTTTGTGACCCAGGGCATCCGGATCCGGCACAAAACCGAACCGGCGCTGCTGTTGTCCAGGAAGATCTTTCAAGAACTGAGCCAAATTGAAAATACCTAA
- a CDS encoding Stp1/IreP family PP2C-type Ser/Thr phosphatase has product MRIGSKTDKGRIREQNEDSFGYRDNLFVVADGMGGHEAGEIASGIAVETILKTDLSRDIPLAIQQAVVRANEAILQETDLQPAYQGMGTTVTILVLDGEQAYLAHVGDSRIYRLSGGTGQLEQLTEDHSLVAELVKNGGLTAEEAQTHPQRNILTRALGTKGLPEVEVRLIPAGRGDKFLLCSDGLSGMVRENELQQFLSLAESPQEIVERLIDAANQQGGNDNITAILIEI; this is encoded by the coding sequence ATGCGAATTGGTTCAAAGACAGACAAGGGTCGAATCCGGGAACAAAACGAGGATAGCTTCGGGTACCGCGATAATTTGTTCGTAGTGGCGGACGGCATGGGCGGCCACGAAGCCGGGGAGATAGCCAGCGGCATCGCGGTGGAGACCATCCTAAAGACCGATCTGAGCCGCGATATCCCGCTGGCGATACAGCAAGCGGTGGTCCGGGCGAACGAAGCGATCTTGCAGGAAACCGATCTCCAACCGGCGTATCAGGGCATGGGAACGACCGTGACGATACTGGTTCTGGACGGCGAACAAGCGTATCTTGCCCACGTCGGCGACAGCCGGATCTACCGCCTGAGTGGCGGCACCGGTCAACTCGAGCAATTGACCGAGGACCATTCGCTCGTCGCGGAGCTGGTAAAGAACGGCGGCCTCACCGCCGAAGAAGCGCAGACCCATCCGCAACGCAATATTCTGACCCGGGCGCTGGGGACCAAAGGACTGCCCGAGGTCGAGGTGCGCTTGATCCCGGCCGGCCGGGGAGACAAGTTCTTACTGTGTTCGGATGGGCTCTCCGGGATGGTGCGGGAGAACGAACTCCAGCAATTCCTGAGTCTGGCGGAGTCGCCCCAGGAGATTGTCGAGCGTTTGATCGACGCTGCCAATCAACAGGGCGGGAACGACAATATTACCGCAATTTTAATCGAGATTTAA
- a CDS encoding IreB family regulatory phosphoprotein — MGDLSENTRRFSPKEETQSEVGLILTEVCSALKEKGYDPLDQIVGYLLSGDPAYITSNRNARILIKRLERDQILEELVRSYLDKHGIG, encoded by the coding sequence ATGGGAGATCTTTCCGAGAATACCAGACGTTTCTCTCCCAAAGAAGAAACTCAGTCGGAAGTGGGCTTAATTCTGACCGAAGTCTGTTCGGCCCTGAAAGAAAAGGGCTATGATCCGCTGGACCAGATCGTCGGGTATTTGCTCTCCGGCGACCCGGCGTATATTACCAGCAACCGGAATGCCCGGATCCTGATTAAGCGTTTGGAACGGGATCAGATCCTCGAGGAGCTGGTCCGCTCGTACCTGGATAAACACGGGATCGGTTAA
- a CDS encoding DUF441 family protein has translation MVQDNLLLLVIFALGMAFNNNLIAASAGSLLVLKLVKLRVILLLFERRAVDVGLLFLLIAVLVPFALDRVGFDEILNTFRSVKGLAAIAGGIAAAYLCGRGLLLLQLEPEIVVGLVVGTVLGVSLLKGIPVGPLAAAGITAILFNLLGLGKR, from the coding sequence ATGGTTCAGGATAATCTGCTTTTGCTGGTGATTTTTGCCTTGGGGATGGCGTTTAATAATAATCTGATCGCGGCGAGCGCCGGCAGCCTTCTGGTCTTAAAGTTGGTCAAGTTGCGCGTGATTTTGCTACTGTTTGAGCGGCGGGCGGTGGATGTTGGGCTGCTTTTTTTATTAATCGCGGTGCTGGTGCCGTTCGCCCTGGATCGGGTGGGCTTCGATGAGATTCTGAATACGTTTCGCAGCGTCAAAGGACTGGCGGCGATCGCCGGCGGGATCGCCGCCGCGTATCTCTGCGGCCGAGGCCTGCTGCTGCTGCAGCTGGAACCGGAGATCGTCGTCGGATTGGTGGTGGGCACGGTGCTCGGGGTTTCGTTGTTGAAAGGAATTCCAGTCGGCCCGTTGGCCGCGGCGGGGATCACCGCGATTCTTTTCAACCTGTTGGGGCTCGGGAAACGCTAG
- the pknB gene encoding Stk1 family PASTA domain-containing Ser/Thr kinase gives MIGKILGNRYRLIELIGEGGMALVYQAEDSLLCRTVAVKILRPQYANDSEFVDRFRREARAAASLAHPSVVNIFDVGQEDGMDYIVMEYIPGANLKSIIKKEAPLPVERALEITRQIASALNHAHQRNIIHRDIKPHNILITPDGQVKVTDFGIARAVSASSFTQTGMVVGSVHYASPEQVRGGLVGPQSDLYSLGCVLYEMLTAKVPFSGDTSIAIALQHLQGEAVPIGQLRPETPPEVVALVEKAMAVEPSDRYPTALAMLKEVTAAQLKIQREAGTPDAMEMPTEVWSGVTPEDLEKGKERKWLPWVLLGFGGSFLLVLIVALFFLNVFTPPRPEVRVPSLVGKEYNEARQLLAERKLKIKIVNRLFNSDYPSGYVVSQRPEAGQPKRINTEIEVVLSKGPQLVRVPRLVGKTQLEAELALEEAGLKLGEILSESNPDAPQGTVIKQLPAESTQIEQGASVSITLNITTTDLVQVPNFIGRPLSEVRAELGSIGLIYNQATLAPSDIYPEGVVIDQKPVPFERVATGTAMNFIVSSGSAVEPTP, from the coding sequence GTGATCGGCAAAATATTGGGAAATCGCTACCGTCTAATCGAGCTGATTGGCGAAGGCGGAATGGCCTTGGTTTATCAAGCGGAAGACTCATTGTTATGCCGTACTGTTGCTGTAAAGATATTGAGGCCGCAATACGCCAACGATTCCGAATTTGTGGACCGTTTCCGGAGGGAAGCGCGCGCCGCGGCCAGCCTCGCCCATCCCAGCGTGGTGAATATCTTCGATGTCGGCCAAGAGGACGGCATGGACTACATCGTGATGGAATACATTCCCGGAGCCAATCTGAAGAGTATCATCAAAAAAGAGGCGCCGCTCCCGGTGGAGCGGGCCCTGGAGATTACCCGCCAGATTGCCTCGGCCTTGAATCACGCCCATCAACGCAACATCATCCACCGCGATATCAAACCGCATAATATCCTGATCACCCCCGACGGCCAGGTGAAAGTGACCGATTTCGGCATTGCCAGGGCGGTCAGCGCCAGTTCTTTCACCCAGACCGGGATGGTGGTGGGTTCGGTTCATTATGCCTCGCCGGAACAGGTGCGGGGCGGGCTGGTCGGCCCACAGTCCGATCTGTACTCCCTGGGCTGCGTCCTTTATGAAATGCTCACCGCGAAGGTGCCTTTTTCCGGCGATACGTCGATCGCCATCGCGCTCCAGCATTTGCAGGGGGAAGCCGTTCCCATCGGCCAGTTGCGGCCGGAGACTCCGCCGGAAGTCGTGGCCCTGGTGGAGAAAGCGATGGCCGTGGAGCCGTCGGATCGTTATCCGACGGCCTTGGCCATGTTGAAAGAGGTCACGGCGGCGCAATTGAAGATCCAACGCGAGGCCGGAACTCCGGACGCCATGGAGATGCCGACGGAGGTTTGGAGCGGCGTCACTCCGGAAGATCTGGAAAAAGGGAAGGAACGAAAATGGCTGCCCTGGGTCCTGCTGGGGTTTGGGGGAAGTTTCTTACTGGTGCTGATTGTCGCGCTCTTTTTCCTCAATGTTTTTACGCCGCCCCGCCCGGAAGTCCGGGTCCCGAGCCTGGTCGGCAAGGAATATAACGAAGCCCGCCAATTGCTGGCGGAACGCAAGCTAAAGATCAAAATCGTGAACCGGCTTTTTAATTCCGATTATCCGTCGGGTTATGTCGTTTCGCAGCGGCCCGAGGCGGGACAGCCGAAACGGATCAACACCGAGATTGAAGTGGTTCTAAGCAAAGGACCGCAGTTGGTCCGGGTGCCGCGGCTGGTCGGCAAGACCCAATTGGAAGCGGAATTGGCGCTGGAGGAAGCGGGTCTCAAATTGGGCGAGATCCTGTCGGAATCCAATCCCGACGCCCCGCAAGGGACGGTCATCAAGCAGCTGCCCGCCGAAAGCACCCAGATCGAGCAAGGCGCCAGCGTCTCCATTACGCTGAATATCACCACCACCGATCTGGTCCAGGTGCCCAATTTTATCGGCCGGCCGCTTTCGGAAGTCCGGGCGGAACTGGGCTCAATCGGCTTGATCTACAACCAGGCGACGCTCGCCCCCAGTGATATTTATCCCGAGGGCGTGGTGATCGATCAAAAACCGGTGCCTTTTGAAAGAGTGGCGACCGGTACCGCGATGAATTTCATCGTCAGTTCGGGCTCGGCGGTGGAACCGACGCCATAA
- a CDS encoding DUF2619 domain-containing protein, producing the protein MEQATVGNMAMLRVISGLLEIAVAIIFLKAGRVDTALRLNALLGLIGPIVFIMVSVLGIAAIAVKLSWYKVLLLSAGMVLVLIGTKS; encoded by the coding sequence ATGGAGCAGGCGACAGTGGGCAATATGGCAATGCTGCGAGTCATCTCCGGGTTACTGGAGATCGCCGTGGCGATCATTTTTTTAAAGGCAGGGCGGGTCGATACCGCATTACGCCTGAATGCGTTGCTGGGCCTGATTGGCCCGATCGTCTTTATCATGGTGAGCGTGTTGGGTATCGCCGCCATTGCCGTGAAACTGTCATGGTATAAGGTGCTGTTGCTCAGCGCCGGGATGGTGCTGGTGCTCATCGGGACCAAAAGCTAG
- the spo0A gene encoding sporulation transcription factor Spo0A produces the protein MSKIKIVVADNNRELCTSLSGLISLQDDMELTGVAYDGIEALQLVESIKPHVLVLDITMPYLDGIGVLERLGELPDRPIVIVLTAFEQESMIQRLISLGATYYMVKPFDAPTLFERIRQFAAGQPSPFKPAKVATDRPVIANHARREKTESELELEVSKLFHEMGIPAHFRGYAYLRDAIIIAAKEVEVLGNITKNLYPRIADKYRSTPSGVESAIRHTIEIGWERGNSEFMENFFGFDNKKGRFPTTASFVAKIADKLRLESKIV, from the coding sequence ATGTCAAAGATCAAGATCGTAGTGGCTGATAACAACCGCGAATTATGTACCTCATTGTCCGGCTTGATCAGCCTTCAGGATGATATGGAACTCACGGGTGTCGCATATGATGGCATTGAAGCGTTGCAACTGGTCGAAAGCATCAAACCCCATGTGCTGGTTCTGGATATTACAATGCCCTACCTGGACGGCATCGGGGTCCTGGAAAGACTGGGCGAACTTCCGGATCGGCCCATCGTCATCGTATTGACTGCCTTTGAGCAAGAGTCGATGATTCAACGGTTAATCTCCTTGGGAGCTACTTATTACATGGTCAAACCGTTTGACGCACCGACCCTTTTTGAGCGGATCCGCCAATTCGCCGCCGGACAGCCGTCCCCCTTCAAACCCGCTAAAGTCGCGACGGACCGTCCGGTTATCGCCAACCATGCCCGGCGGGAGAAAACCGAAAGCGAATTGGAGCTGGAAGTGAGCAAGCTCTTTCACGAAATGGGAATTCCCGCTCATTTCCGTGGCTATGCCTATTTACGGGATGCGATCATTATCGCCGCCAAGGAAGTCGAAGTCCTCGGCAATATCACCAAAAACCTTTATCCCCGGATCGCCGATAAATACCGTTCCACCCCCAGCGGCGTGGAATCGGCCATTCGTCACACCATCGAGATCGGATGGGAGCGGGGCAATTCCGAATTCATGGAGAACTTTTTCGGATTTGACAACAAAAAAGGCAGGTTTCCGACCACCGCTTCGTTCGTGGCCAAGATCGCGGATAAACTGCGTTTGGAATCCAAGATCGTCTGA
- a CDS encoding chemotaxis protein CheX, whose amino-acid sequence MIEKMLNPDVQAGKPFFNDDPLTKYDISILVGVLGDLQGQVICGMSMPTAKNIASQMLMTQVEIIDEMGKSALCELKNIIVGTASTNLSLNGYHCNITPPLFLMTQEIPDFLKHVQTALAIPIQTPFGNIEINLALRKDRL is encoded by the coding sequence GTGATTGAAAAGATGCTGAATCCCGATGTACAGGCCGGAAAACCCTTTTTCAACGACGATCCTTTGACAAAGTATGACATCTCCATATTAGTCGGAGTCCTTGGCGACCTGCAGGGACAGGTGATTTGCGGCATGTCCATGCCGACAGCGAAGAATATCGCCTCCCAGATGTTGATGACCCAAGTCGAGATCATTGATGAGATGGGAAAAAGCGCGTTGTGCGAACTGAAGAATATTATCGTCGGGACGGCCAGCACCAATCTTTCGCTGAACGGATACCACTGCAATATCACGCCGCCGCTTTTTTTGATGACGCAGGAAATTCCCGATTTTTTGAAGCATGTTCAGACCGCATTGGCGATCCCGATTCAGACCCCCTTCGGCAATATCGAAATCAACCTGGCCCTGCGCAAGGACAGGTTATAA